In Candidatus Vicinibacter proximus, the following are encoded in one genomic region:
- a CDS encoding CAP domain-containing protein: MFFLGLAILIWLEMVNPNLDLLLPYQNEILELVNDQRSKGCRCGQDSIPPRPPLQWNNRIAKAAIEHAKYMHRSGLLTHTDGKGQRADVRLKKAGYNWKAFAENVGGGYDTPLDIFLAWKNSPPHCKNMMGNYDETAIVKFEDFWVQNLATSKKI; the protein is encoded by the coding sequence ATGTTTTTTTTAGGTCTAGCAATTTTGATATGGTTAGAAATGGTAAATCCAAATTTAGACTTATTACTTCCTTACCAAAATGAAATTCTTGAATTAGTTAATGACCAGAGATCTAAAGGATGTCGCTGTGGACAAGATTCGATTCCACCCCGCCCGCCCCTACAGTGGAATAATCGAATTGCCAAAGCCGCAATAGAGCATGCAAAGTACATGCACCGTAGCGGATTGTTGACACACACTGATGGTAAAGGGCAAAGAGCAGATGTGCGATTAAAAAAGGCAGGGTATAATTGGAAAGCATTTGCTGAAAATGTCGGTGGAGGATACGATACACCTCTAGACATATTTTTAGCCTGGAAAAACAGCCCTCCACATTGTAAAAATATGATGGGTAATTATGACGAAACTGCAATTGTAAAATTTGAAGATTTTTGGGTACAAAATCTTGCGACCTCTAAAAAAATCTAA
- a CDS encoding asparagine synthetase B — MGVTLLLLSFFLPLKASYILIPMDLKQVNHLKAYGITYWVINQNIEAYWLLNYRGGSFAFVHTKTFEKECITRGVSYEVIPDAEYIRIREEINNPEVNQEVMKLEKAPRIAVYTPEFNEKGERIQPWDDAVTLALTYAEIPFDKIYDKEIVNGLLAKYDWLHLHHEDFTGQYGKFYANFNAQPWYKENQRRQENLAKELGFTKVSQLKLSVAIQIQKYISSGGFMFAMCSATDSYDIALSASGLDICAKYFDGDGADPDPDSKLDFGVTLAFKNFTLVKDPMQYEFSSIDNNFNRKVIPENDYFQLFDFSAKWDPIPTMLTQNHTRTVKGFMGQTTSFKREFVKSDVLILGDNKAADEVRYIHGKLGYGTWTFYSGHDPEDYQHHVGDPPTDLNLHPNSPGYRLILNNILFPAAKKKERKT; from the coding sequence ATTGGAGTTACCCTTTTGTTACTAAGTTTTTTTCTTCCGTTGAAGGCTTCTTATATCCTCATTCCGATGGATTTAAAGCAAGTCAATCACCTCAAAGCATACGGGATTACTTATTGGGTGATCAATCAAAACATTGAGGCTTATTGGTTGCTTAACTATCGAGGTGGTAGTTTTGCTTTTGTCCATACCAAAACCTTTGAAAAAGAATGTATTACAAGAGGAGTAAGCTATGAGGTTATCCCAGATGCTGAATATATCCGAATTCGGGAAGAAATTAATAATCCGGAAGTTAATCAGGAAGTGATGAAGTTAGAAAAAGCGCCCAGAATTGCGGTTTATACTCCTGAATTTAATGAAAAAGGCGAACGAATCCAGCCCTGGGATGATGCCGTTACTTTAGCACTGACTTATGCCGAAATTCCATTTGATAAGATTTATGACAAAGAAATAGTCAATGGCTTACTTGCTAAGTATGATTGGTTGCATCTGCATCATGAAGATTTTACTGGTCAGTATGGTAAGTTCTATGCCAATTTTAATGCCCAGCCATGGTATAAAGAAAATCAAAGGCGGCAAGAGAATTTAGCCAAAGAGCTTGGGTTTACAAAGGTCTCCCAATTAAAACTTAGTGTGGCAATCCAGATTCAAAAGTATATCTCCAGCGGGGGCTTTATGTTTGCCATGTGTTCGGCAACAGATTCCTATGATATTGCCTTGTCTGCGAGTGGGTTAGATATTTGTGCTAAATATTTCGATGGAGATGGTGCTGATCCGGATCCAGATTCAAAACTGGATTTTGGAGTTACACTGGCTTTTAAAAATTTCACCCTAGTAAAAGATCCAATGCAATATGAGTTTTCTTCCATAGATAATAATTTTAATAGAAAGGTGATACCAGAGAACGATTACTTCCAACTTTTTGATTTTTCCGCTAAATGGGATCCAATACCGACCATGTTGACTCAAAATCATACCAGAACGGTTAAAGGATTTATGGGTCAAACTACTTCATTTAAGAGAGAATTTGTAAAATCAGATGTGCTGATCTTAGGGGATAATAAAGCTGCGGATGAAGTCCGCTATATTCATGGAAAGCTGGGTTATGGGACCTGGACCTTTTATTCCGGACATGATCCGGAGGATTACCAACACCATGTTGGAGATCCACCTACAGACTTAAACCTGCACCCTAATTCTCCTGGATATCGATTAATACTAAACAACATCCTTTTTCCAGCTGCGAAGAAGAAAGAAAGAAAGACTTAA
- the pyrF gene encoding orotidine-5'-phosphate decarboxylase: MLKDTTFLASQIRAKKSFLCIGLDPDLEKIPANFHDFDQPFFEFCHEVVKITSHLTVAYKINIAFFEALGPDGWIQLEKLVKVIPDECLLIADAKRSDIGNTSKKYAEYFFNRLGADAVTLNPYMGMDSLEPFFQYKDKWSIVLALTSNPGAADFELKHTNKGDYFFEEVLKTFEASIYKDNIMYVVGATKAEYLRKVRQHCPSSFLLIPGVGEQGGDLKQVILDGRNFTEGLLINVGRKILYPKSMNPTMRDVLTAAEDYQSQMADFFLKLNG; this comes from the coding sequence ATGCTAAAAGATACAACTTTTCTTGCCTCGCAAATACGCGCAAAGAAATCATTCCTTTGTATTGGACTGGATCCGGATTTGGAGAAAATACCAGCTAATTTTCACGATTTTGACCAACCATTTTTTGAATTTTGTCATGAAGTAGTAAAGATTACTTCACATTTGACGGTTGCTTACAAAATTAATATTGCATTTTTTGAAGCTTTGGGTCCTGATGGATGGATCCAACTTGAAAAACTGGTCAAAGTTATTCCGGATGAATGCCTCCTAATTGCAGACGCAAAACGTTCCGACATTGGCAATACTTCCAAAAAATATGCGGAGTATTTTTTTAATCGTCTAGGGGCGGATGCAGTTACTTTAAATCCTTATATGGGTATGGATTCATTGGAGCCATTCTTTCAATATAAAGACAAATGGTCTATCGTTCTGGCTTTAACATCCAATCCAGGAGCTGCCGATTTTGAATTAAAACATACAAATAAAGGAGATTATTTTTTTGAAGAGGTTTTAAAAACTTTCGAAGCGTCAATTTACAAAGACAATATAATGTATGTCGTTGGTGCTACAAAGGCTGAATATTTACGCAAGGTGCGACAGCATTGTCCCAGTTCTTTTCTGCTCATTCCTGGGGTGGGGGAGCAAGGAGGGGATTTAAAGCAAGTCATTTTGGATGGTAGAAATTTTACCGAGGGATTGCTGATCAATGTAGGTAGAAAAATACTCTATCCTAAATCAATGAATCCCACAATGAGAGATGTGCTCACCGCAGCAGAAGACTATCAGTCACAAATGGCTGATTTTTTTTTAAAATTAAATGGTTAA
- the ribF gene encoding riboflavin biosynthesis protein RibF yields the protein MKVIYLQRDPLPKFTNAVVTIGAFDGFHDGHRDIVDQVCAQAKIVGGESVLITFDPHPRQILDQDPSNIYLLNSLEEKIYLLSETNLDYLVIVPFTFGFSQMVAEEYIEDFLIKQFSPHTLIIGFDHRFGMNSLGDIQLMHAYAENHSFRLIEIAKKEDEKIKISSTQIREAIHLNDFGKATRLLGRPYLLMGKVVKGQHLGTQIGYPTANLELPEKVKLIPNPGIYAAIAQINDVTYDALLYIGTRPTIGEHLQQTIEIHLKKFHGDLYGQQILIEIIEFIRPDRKFENLEQLTDQIKNDDRKITDILFRYHLTEAGQKRSPKIAVVVLNYNGEKYLREYLPDLFKFLPNYAKLYVIDNASSDDSVLFLQHNYPEVKRIILKKNYGYAEGYNKGLAQIESDYFILVNSDVKVTEEWISPLLLRMKADPNNMACQPKILSISDPESFEYAGAAGGLMDLMGYTFSQGRMLNEVEKDTQQYESAKKIFWSSGAAMMVNANMFKALGGFDGDYFAHQEEIDLCWRIQRAGGHIWYEPKSRIYHLGGGTLEYTNPRKIFLNFRNNLSTLFKNVPYVYLIALLPLRLIVDFLISIKYLLSGKFILFFKVIEAYVTSILSTLYLMHKKDNYNSLVEKAKIGPTQISGILRGSLFLHYYLFGNKKTSDIGSQYLD from the coding sequence ATGAAAGTCATTTATCTTCAAAGAGACCCTCTACCTAAATTTACAAATGCCGTTGTTACGATTGGCGCCTTTGACGGTTTTCATGATGGCCATAGGGATATTGTCGATCAGGTTTGTGCGCAGGCAAAAATAGTGGGAGGAGAATCCGTTTTGATTACTTTTGACCCCCATCCCAGGCAAATTCTTGATCAAGATCCTTCAAACATTTATTTGTTAAACAGTTTAGAAGAGAAGATCTATCTGCTTAGTGAAACGAATTTGGACTATTTGGTGATCGTGCCATTTACTTTTGGCTTTTCACAAATGGTAGCTGAAGAATATATTGAAGATTTTCTCATCAAACAATTTTCACCCCATACTTTGATCATTGGATTCGATCATAGATTTGGAATGAATAGTCTAGGTGACATACAACTCATGCATGCCTATGCTGAAAATCATTCATTTAGATTGATTGAAATTGCCAAAAAGGAAGATGAAAAAATAAAGATCAGCTCAACACAAATCCGCGAGGCTATTCACCTAAATGATTTTGGAAAAGCTACCCGACTTTTAGGTCGTCCATATTTGTTGATGGGAAAAGTTGTGAAGGGACAACACCTGGGCACTCAAATTGGCTATCCTACGGCTAATCTTGAACTTCCTGAAAAAGTAAAACTTATTCCGAATCCGGGGATTTATGCTGCCATTGCTCAAATCAATGATGTAACCTATGATGCTTTACTCTACATAGGGACAAGGCCTACCATAGGAGAACACCTTCAGCAAACCATTGAGATACATCTTAAAAAATTTCATGGAGACCTTTATGGCCAACAAATTCTAATAGAAATAATCGAATTCATCAGACCAGATAGAAAGTTTGAAAATTTAGAACAACTAACTGATCAAATAAAGAATGATGACCGTAAAATTACGGATATTCTATTTCGATATCATTTGACAGAAGCAGGACAAAAGAGGAGTCCTAAAATTGCAGTTGTGGTTTTGAATTATAATGGAGAAAAATATCTCAGGGAATATCTTCCTGATCTATTTAAATTCCTTCCCAATTATGCTAAATTATATGTAATTGATAATGCCTCTTCAGACGACAGCGTACTTTTCTTACAACACAATTACCCTGAAGTCAAAAGAATTATACTGAAGAAGAATTATGGATATGCCGAAGGCTACAACAAAGGATTGGCACAAATAGAATCTGATTATTTTATACTTGTAAATTCTGATGTAAAAGTTACAGAAGAGTGGATCAGCCCTCTGTTATTAAGGATGAAGGCTGACCCAAATAATATGGCTTGTCAACCAAAAATTCTTTCTATATCAGATCCTGAAAGTTTTGAATATGCCGGAGCCGCAGGAGGGTTGATGGATTTAATGGGTTATACATTCTCTCAAGGGAGAATGTTAAATGAAGTTGAAAAGGATACGCAGCAATACGAATCTGCAAAAAAAATATTCTGGTCCAGTGGTGCAGCAATGATGGTCAATGCAAATATGTTTAAGGCATTGGGTGGATTTGATGGTGATTATTTTGCGCACCAGGAGGAAATAGATTTATGCTGGCGAATTCAGCGAGCCGGAGGCCATATTTGGTACGAACCCAAATCCAGGATTTATCATCTCGGAGGTGGTACACTTGAATACACAAACCCGAGGAAAATATTTTTGAATTTTAGAAATAATCTTTCTACGCTTTTCAAAAATGTGCCTTATGTCTATCTGATTGCACTTCTACCCCTTAGGCTAATTGTAGATTTTTTAATCAGCATCAAATATTTGCTCTCCGGAAAGTTCATTTTGTTTTTTAAGGTAATTGAAGCTTATGTTACTTCCATTTTGTCGACTTTATACCTTATGCACAAAAAAGACAACTACAACTCATTGGTGGAAAAAGCTAAAATCGGTCCTACTCAAATTTCAGGAATACTTCGCGGTTCTCTTTTTCTACATTATTACCTTTTTGGTAACAAGAAAACTTCTGATATAGGTTCTCAATATCTGGATTAA
- a CDS encoding Mrp/NBP35 family ATP-binding protein, with the protein MNSLIESLIEALKTIAEPVSGKDIITLKMIRELRVEGQNIYFNIVLPGNNYSGKDELYQNIYKDLSDKFSDYQIHAHFVTQTPFSDTPNSLLPQISNFVAVCSGKGGVGKSTVSVNLALALHRLGFKTGLLDADLYGPSLPTMMGIKNQRPQVRDENGKKLLVPILVNGIPVISLGNIIEPEQAVVLRGPRLAAIIKQFFQETYWPDLDYLIIDLPPGTGDVQLTLVQTIPLTGVVMVTTPQEVAVIDAIKAANMFTMDQIKVPILGVIENMSWFVPEDDQSKKYFIFGKHGGTRLANFTHSVLLGQIPIVETLRERSDSGNVFDANQEDDYMNIYLDIASQLDKKVQLRNLVLSPTLRVEQNG; encoded by the coding sequence ATGAATTCATTAATTGAAAGCCTAATTGAGGCATTGAAAACAATTGCAGAGCCGGTCTCAGGAAAGGACATCATTACCTTGAAAATGATAAGGGAGCTGAGGGTGGAAGGGCAAAATATATATTTTAATATTGTATTGCCAGGTAATAATTATTCAGGTAAAGATGAACTATATCAAAATATTTATAAGGATTTAAGTGATAAATTCAGTGATTATCAGATACATGCTCATTTTGTAACCCAAACTCCTTTTAGCGACACGCCAAATTCATTGCTTCCACAAATCAGTAATTTTGTTGCGGTTTGTTCTGGGAAAGGAGGAGTCGGCAAGTCAACAGTTTCTGTAAATCTTGCCCTGGCTTTACACCGGTTAGGATTTAAGACCGGACTATTGGATGCTGATTTGTATGGCCCATCTTTACCTACTATGATGGGAATTAAAAATCAACGGCCCCAGGTTAGGGATGAAAATGGTAAAAAACTACTTGTGCCAATTTTAGTCAATGGAATTCCTGTTATTTCTTTAGGTAATATCATTGAGCCTGAACAAGCTGTGGTTTTGAGGGGCCCCAGACTAGCTGCCATTATTAAGCAATTTTTTCAGGAGACGTATTGGCCTGACCTGGATTATTTGATAATTGATTTGCCCCCAGGCACAGGGGATGTTCAATTAACACTTGTTCAAACCATTCCGCTTACAGGAGTGGTCATGGTAACGACACCCCAGGAAGTTGCAGTAATTGATGCCATTAAGGCGGCCAACATGTTTACTATGGATCAAATCAAAGTGCCCATTTTAGGGGTGATAGAAAATATGTCGTGGTTTGTACCTGAAGATGATCAAAGTAAAAAGTATTTTATTTTTGGCAAGCATGGCGGCACAAGATTGGCCAATTTTACTCATTCCGTCTTATTAGGACAAATTCCAATTGTGGAGACATTAAGAGAACGTTCAGATTCAGGCAATGTATTTGATGCAAATCAAGAAGATGATTATATGAATATTTACCTGGATATAGCTTCTCAACTGGATAAGAAAGTCCAATTGAGGAACCTTGTTTTGTCTCCGACTTTGCGTGTCGAACAAAATGGATAA
- a CDS encoding RNA pseudouridine synthase, with protein sequence MKNAFEIIYQDDQILIVNKPSGLLSIPDRFDLSKENLFNLLKQQFEPLYVVNRLDRETSGLICFCRTAESHRELSISFESREVVKTYLAIVESTPPENEGLINAPIAHSSSGDGRMVIHPKGKPSITKYRVMKAWNQFCLIELKPETGRTHQIRIHLAYMGCPIVADKLYGKRDQLTIKDIKVKSKLSKEDEEFRPLINRTALHAYSLSFNLYQKNLSFQAEPPKDFRAVMHQLDKWRSLK encoded by the coding sequence TTGAAAAACGCATTTGAAATTATTTATCAGGACGACCAGATATTGATCGTTAACAAACCCTCCGGACTTTTGAGTATTCCTGACCGATTTGATCTTTCCAAAGAAAATCTGTTTAATTTGCTAAAGCAGCAGTTTGAGCCTTTATATGTTGTTAATCGACTAGATCGTGAGACAAGCGGACTCATCTGTTTCTGTCGAACTGCGGAATCCCATCGGGAATTAAGCATAAGTTTCGAAAGCAGGGAGGTGGTTAAAACTTACCTGGCAATTGTAGAATCTACCCCTCCAGAAAATGAAGGCTTAATTAATGCCCCTATTGCCCACTCTTCAAGTGGAGACGGAAGAATGGTAATTCACCCCAAAGGCAAACCATCCATTACCAAATACCGGGTAATGAAGGCCTGGAATCAATTTTGTTTGATTGAGTTAAAACCGGAAACAGGGAGAACTCATCAGATCAGAATACATTTGGCTTATATGGGCTGTCCAATTGTTGCCGACAAATTATATGGTAAAAGAGACCAGTTAACCATTAAAGATATAAAAGTAAAAAGCAAATTGTCTAAAGAGGATGAAGAATTTAGACCACTCATTAATCGAACTGCATTACATGCTTACTCATTGAGCTTTAATCTATATCAGAAGAATTTAAGTTTTCAGGCAGAGCCTCCAAAAGATTTCAGGGCGGTTATGCATCAATTAGATAAATGGAGAAGTTTAAAATAA
- a CDS encoding VWA domain-containing protein, translating to MDQISFQYPIQYLFIGFFLAIGAGFLLYYKTRQLVDRSDRDKFILASLRVIVVFLLFFLLMNPMIKRYNQEIKKPVIALAIDQSRSMIQKDSSWIKTFIKNLNDFESRITEKYEVHKLGFGLNAQAFKGFQFNSLGTDLGSSLDYISDQADPAYLKGIVLFSDGIYNSGKNPLYHPMTDLVPVYGIIHGDSTQEKDLSIQRVYHNDIIYSGDKFSIQVDILAWQCDPSKYNFKLSRFENNNWVSLIEEEEKIEKTNYFITKNLVSYTDKPGIYKYKVQCSAIKGENNQFNNSKEFFVEVLDARKKVLILAHSPHPDISAIKESLESNKNYEVKIKYPKDPLDKLEELSLVIFHQLPNTSTDLSGILSRLDAMKISRIFIIGQQTEISIFNQKQNLVKITGNNRNSNESQAIYSDLFNSFTLLPSTLINLSRYPPLTAPFGNYQLESNANVLLYQRIGKVDTKFPLWVFGENGGIKTSVICGEGIWKWKLNDYVQSNNFNSFYEILSKSLQYTSTKEDRRKFRISIGKKVFSESEQISFNAELYNDNYERINKPDVSLKLISSDNKVYDFTFGKKENFYELNAGSLPEGEYRYVGSCDWNNQKLNSEGRFQVQSNPLEFTNLVARPDLLRGMAEKSGGKTYQKDQMPELAELLMQDEKSKPIIFQTLDTKPLIDRKWIFFLIFLMLGVEWFFRRYWGSY from the coding sequence ATGGATCAAATTAGTTTTCAGTACCCGATACAATACCTTTTCATTGGCTTTTTTCTTGCCATTGGAGCCGGCTTTCTGCTCTACTACAAGACCCGTCAGTTAGTAGATCGATCGGATCGTGATAAATTCATTCTTGCCTCTCTACGAGTCATTGTTGTTTTTTTACTCTTTTTTCTCTTAATGAATCCAATGATTAAAAGGTATAACCAGGAAATCAAAAAGCCGGTTATAGCTTTAGCCATTGACCAATCTCGTTCGATGATCCAAAAAGACAGCAGTTGGATCAAAACATTCATTAAGAACTTAAATGATTTTGAATCAAGAATTACAGAAAAATATGAAGTTCATAAACTCGGCTTTGGACTAAACGCTCAGGCATTCAAAGGATTCCAATTTAATAGCTTAGGTACCGACCTGGGGTCTTCCTTGGATTATATTTCAGATCAGGCAGATCCGGCATACTTAAAAGGAATAGTATTATTTTCAGATGGGATTTACAACAGTGGAAAAAATCCTTTATATCATCCCATGACAGATTTAGTCCCGGTGTATGGAATTATCCATGGGGATTCTACTCAAGAAAAAGATCTAAGCATTCAAAGGGTATACCATAATGACATAATCTATTCCGGAGATAAATTTTCTATTCAGGTTGATATTCTTGCCTGGCAATGCGATCCTTCAAAATACAATTTTAAACTCAGTAGATTTGAAAACAATAATTGGGTAAGTCTAATTGAGGAGGAGGAAAAAATTGAGAAAACAAACTACTTTATAACAAAAAATCTGGTGAGCTACACAGATAAGCCAGGTATCTATAAGTATAAAGTACAATGTAGTGCGATCAAAGGTGAAAATAATCAGTTCAATAACAGCAAAGAATTCTTTGTTGAAGTCCTGGATGCCAGAAAAAAAGTATTGATTTTAGCACATTCTCCTCACCCTGATATTTCCGCAATAAAAGAATCGTTAGAATCCAATAAAAATTATGAAGTAAAAATTAAATACCCAAAAGATCCTCTAGACAAACTCGAAGAGCTGAGTTTGGTAATATTTCATCAATTGCCCAATACCTCGACGGATTTAAGCGGTATTTTGTCGAGGTTGGATGCCATGAAAATTTCAAGAATTTTCATAATTGGTCAACAAACCGAAATTTCCATTTTTAACCAAAAGCAGAATCTGGTTAAAATTACCGGCAACAATAGGAACAGTAACGAATCTCAAGCTATTTACTCAGATTTATTTAATTCTTTTACACTTTTACCTAGCACCCTTATAAACCTGAGTCGGTATCCTCCTTTAACTGCGCCTTTTGGCAACTATCAACTTGAATCCAATGCAAATGTTTTACTGTATCAGCGTATAGGTAAAGTGGACACTAAATTCCCACTTTGGGTATTTGGCGAAAATGGTGGAATCAAAACTTCAGTTATTTGTGGAGAGGGAATATGGAAATGGAAGTTGAATGATTATGTTCAAAGTAATAATTTTAATTCCTTTTACGAAATTCTTTCTAAATCATTACAATACACCTCAACTAAAGAAGACCGGAGAAAATTCAGAATTAGCATAGGTAAAAAAGTATTTAGTGAATCTGAGCAAATTTCATTTAATGCAGAGCTATACAATGACAATTATGAAAGAATCAATAAGCCTGATGTTTCATTAAAATTAATTTCTTCCGATAATAAAGTTTATGATTTTACTTTTGGCAAAAAAGAAAATTTCTATGAATTGAATGCGGGATCTTTACCCGAAGGAGAATACCGGTATGTAGGAAGCTGCGATTGGAACAACCAGAAGTTAAATTCGGAAGGTCGATTTCAAGTGCAATCTAATCCACTTGAATTTACAAACCTTGTTGCCCGACCTGATTTATTACGAGGCATGGCTGAGAAATCTGGCGGTAAAACATATCAAAAGGATCAAATGCCTGAACTTGCTGAGCTTTTAATGCAAGATGAAAAGAGTAAACCTATAATTTTCCAAACCTTAGACACCAAACCACTAATTGACAGGAAGTGGATATTTTTTCTGATTTTTTTAATGTTGGGAGTAGAATGGTTTTTTCGACGATATTGGGGAAGTTATTAA